The following proteins come from a genomic window of Pyxidicoccus sp. MSG2:
- a CDS encoding pilus assembly protein PilP has translation MKKLLVFLAVVVVAVIAGRPFVSRYDELVRLREDTYREWAQIDVLLNRRYDLLPRLVATVKGYAGHEKSTLEEVAQAYSGYTRASTIPQKIQASYEAERQLRSLSLFGQLHPNLKADTHFTEMMRQLAETEDRLANQRMRYNTSVSALNKEVKSFYGRLMARLAKVEEGTYYEPPAETKMAPPVRFSPVATTTLSAGELLLKGTLASGKTRHAILQFPDGRELVVKQGMEVKEASARVKHIGDSEVTFQETVYDSSGQPQTREIRIRQ, from the coding sequence ATGAAGAAGCTGCTCGTGTTTCTCGCGGTGGTGGTGGTGGCCGTCATTGCCGGCCGGCCGTTCGTGTCCCGATACGACGAGCTGGTGCGCCTGCGCGAGGACACCTACCGTGAGTGGGCGCAGATCGACGTGCTGTTGAATCGCCGGTACGACCTGCTCCCGCGCCTGGTCGCGACGGTGAAGGGCTACGCGGGCCACGAGAAGTCCACCCTGGAAGAAGTGGCGCAGGCCTACAGCGGATACACCCGCGCCTCCACCATTCCCCAGAAGATCCAGGCGTCCTACGAGGCGGAGCGGCAGCTGCGCAGCCTCTCGCTCTTCGGACAGCTCCACCCGAACCTCAAGGCCGACACCCACTTCACCGAGATGATGCGGCAGCTCGCCGAGACGGAGGACCGGCTCGCCAACCAGCGCATGCGCTACAACACCAGCGTCTCCGCGCTGAACAAGGAGGTGAAGAGCTTCTACGGACGGCTCATGGCCCGGCTGGCGAAGGTCGAGGAGGGCACCTACTACGAGCCCCCCGCCGAGACGAAGATGGCCCCTCCGGTCCGCTTCTCGCCGGTGGCGACCACCACACTCAGCGCGGGTGAGCTGCTGCTCAAGGGGACGCTCGCGAGCGGGAAGACGCGCCACGCCATCCTCCAGTTCCCGGACGGGCGCGAGCTGGTGGTGAAGCAGGGCATGGAGGTCAAGGAAGCCTCCGCCCGCGTCAAGCACATCGGTGACTCCGAGGTCACCTTCCAGGAGACCGTCTACGACAGCTCCGGCCAGCCGCAGACGCGCGAGATCCGAATCCGTCAGTGA
- a CDS encoding alkaline phosphatase D family protein, with amino-acid sequence MPRVLDRRTVLKCLAAVAASTAFGCSDDDDDDLPIIEDRTFYPQSVASGDPRPTSVVLWTRGMDPGNADADVTLTLQVATDEGFTQRVLALTGVTVTSAHDHVVKVKVTGLVPRTTYFYRFLQEKNDRRVASPVGRTRTAPDAGTDTPVRFVVANCQNYNGRYYNTWQRLVQLDEDLDFVVFLGDYVYETTLEAALPGSTRQVSFTEPDGALRLASSAGTVLAAASLSNYRDLYRTYRSDPFLQQVHERYPFIVTWDDHEFSDDSWDAHANYTDGRQDESEPERRRNAELAFFEYVPLDPDDAPEGAVNLDATQLYPDSHIWRSFDFGTALRLIVTDYRSRRPDHLVPEDAWPATVAVDAATLTALGVAGAFTADTFAYVDINAPEYAEAKGILRLAYTQLAVAAGLTQSEAEARAAAVVQGPAALAYVNPVLAQAGRAPISPTDKPRGLGFVHIGKTDLFSRLGSRYVVVKDTYDVYAAARDIATGGEAQNALGAEQSAFVLDAAAGAQTWKVLVSSVSPTSMVWDLSNKPDVEPATVRNRYYFDVDQWDGFPQERARLLGELRGRTSDRTVVVSGDIHAAFASVEVGVPALTAPAISSASVKEEAGEQVAAAGFPPGSAVYRYVVTEQDATLREGNPNIAFVDTDSHGFTVVEVRADEVRAAYHLIPSAEAGTSYADQPEALAARFTRRDFVVRGGTISVG; translated from the coding sequence ATGCCGCGAGTCCTGGACCGCCGTACCGTCCTGAAGTGCCTGGCCGCCGTGGCCGCGAGCACGGCCTTCGGGTGCTCCGACGATGACGACGACGACCTCCCCATCATCGAGGATCGTACCTTCTACCCGCAGTCCGTCGCGTCCGGGGACCCGCGCCCCACCAGCGTGGTGCTCTGGACGCGAGGCATGGACCCCGGCAACGCCGACGCGGATGTGACACTCACCCTCCAGGTCGCCACGGATGAAGGCTTCACCCAGCGCGTCCTGGCGCTGACGGGCGTCACCGTCACGTCGGCGCATGACCACGTCGTCAAGGTGAAGGTGACGGGCCTGGTGCCGCGCACGACGTACTTCTACCGGTTCCTCCAGGAGAAGAACGACCGGCGCGTCGCCTCGCCCGTGGGCCGCACCCGCACCGCCCCGGACGCCGGCACGGACACACCGGTGCGCTTCGTGGTGGCCAACTGCCAGAACTACAACGGCCGCTACTACAACACCTGGCAGCGCCTGGTGCAGCTCGACGAGGACCTGGACTTCGTCGTCTTCCTCGGGGACTACGTCTACGAGACCACCCTGGAAGCGGCCCTGCCCGGGAGCACGCGCCAGGTGAGCTTCACCGAGCCGGACGGTGCCCTGCGGCTGGCCAGCTCCGCGGGCACGGTGCTCGCGGCCGCGTCGCTGTCCAACTACCGCGACCTCTACCGGACGTACCGCTCGGACCCGTTCCTCCAGCAGGTGCACGAGCGCTACCCCTTCATCGTCACCTGGGATGACCACGAGTTCTCCGACGACTCGTGGGACGCGCACGCCAACTACACCGACGGGCGCCAGGACGAGAGCGAGCCGGAGCGCCGCCGCAACGCGGAGCTGGCCTTCTTCGAGTACGTCCCGCTGGACCCCGATGATGCGCCCGAGGGCGCGGTGAACCTGGACGCGACGCAGCTCTACCCGGACTCGCACATCTGGCGCAGCTTCGACTTCGGAACAGCGCTGCGCCTCATCGTCACCGACTACCGCAGCCGGCGCCCGGACCACCTCGTCCCGGAGGACGCCTGGCCCGCTACGGTGGCAGTGGACGCGGCGACGCTGACGGCCCTGGGCGTGGCGGGGGCCTTCACGGCGGACACCTTCGCGTATGTGGACATCAACGCGCCGGAGTACGCGGAGGCGAAGGGCATCCTCCGGCTGGCGTACACGCAGCTCGCGGTGGCGGCGGGGCTGACGCAGTCGGAAGCGGAGGCCCGCGCGGCGGCCGTGGTGCAGGGCCCCGCGGCGCTCGCGTACGTCAACCCGGTGCTCGCCCAGGCGGGCCGGGCGCCCATCTCCCCCACGGACAAGCCCCGGGGCCTCGGCTTCGTCCATATCGGGAAGACGGACCTCTTCTCGCGGCTGGGTTCGCGCTACGTGGTGGTGAAGGACACCTACGACGTGTACGCGGCGGCGCGCGACATCGCCACGGGCGGCGAGGCGCAGAACGCCCTGGGCGCCGAGCAGTCCGCCTTCGTGCTGGACGCGGCGGCCGGCGCGCAGACGTGGAAGGTGCTGGTCAGCTCCGTGTCGCCCACCTCCATGGTGTGGGACTTGAGCAACAAGCCGGACGTGGAGCCCGCGACGGTGCGCAACCGCTACTACTTCGACGTGGACCAGTGGGACGGCTTCCCGCAGGAGCGGGCCCGGCTGTTGGGAGAGTTGCGCGGACGCACCTCGGACCGGACGGTCGTGGTGTCCGGGGACATCCACGCGGCCTTCGCCTCCGTGGAGGTGGGCGTGCCCGCCCTCACCGCACCGGCCATTTCCTCCGCGTCGGTGAAGGAGGAGGCCGGCGAACAGGTGGCGGCCGCGGGCTTCCCTCCTGGCTCCGCGGTGTACCGGTACGTCGTCACCGAGCAGGACGCCACCCTGCGCGAGGGCAACCCGAACATCGCCTTCGTGGACACCGACTCCCACGGCTTCACTGTGGTGGAGGTGCGCGCCGACGAGGTGCGGGCCGCCTACCACCTCATCCCCAGCGCCGAGGCGGGCACTTCCTACGCCGACCAACCAGAGGCCCTGGCCGCGCGCTTCACGCGGCGGGACTTCGTCGTGCGCGGAGGCACCATCTCCGTGGGCTGA
- a CDS encoding methyl-accepting chemotaxis protein — MRLLDGMKLRTRLTLAVSLLILCALLPVNLFLRFSTTENLQHQIHAMLKVEAEGLRDLVEAALAEREANARSWSEDAILRGALLFDTFEKSDAVLAALHKRHPSFSGLVLFTEDGRAVSASEPALREAFAGRTQDVLASDWFRAAREGRLDTRALTEVDPVFRRRVLPLAVPVLSPISGAHIGVLLAAFDWDQMGTVVSSALERSQGRGHQSFALEVLSASGTTLYDSHEAGVSRPADVVHEEAINQETVKDVGDGWCFVATVDPDEAYAPLQRAATVAVAFMVGALLVAGVAAWLLARGMTRPISTLSEVVGRIVRDGDLTQKVEVPARRDEVGELANAFSQMMSHLRESTASLQQGTRVLGETVSELTSAASQQERNLTRQAAALQETQVTAQEIKQTSMMAADRSQTVLGASSRAREVGQAGEATVSASLQGFEQLREQVGRVAGSISELAERTLQIDGITQTVKDLADQSNMLALNAAIEAVRSGEHGKGFGVVAREIRSLADQSIDSTGRVREILEDIRRGIQTTVSLSEEGQRRTESGLSQVRASGDSLRELSSIIQDNANAAQQIAAAVTQQNAGVAQIFTAVTDLSRMMDETMQGLKSTQRATELLRDVAQRMDVVASTYRV; from the coding sequence ATGAGACTCCTGGACGGAATGAAGCTGCGCACCCGCCTCACGCTGGCGGTGTCCCTGCTGATTCTCTGCGCCCTGCTGCCCGTCAACCTCTTCCTGCGCTTCTCCACGACGGAGAACCTCCAGCACCAGATTCACGCCATGCTGAAGGTGGAGGCCGAGGGCCTGCGCGACCTGGTCGAGGCGGCGCTCGCCGAGCGCGAGGCCAACGCGCGGAGCTGGTCGGAGGACGCCATCCTCCGCGGCGCGCTGCTGTTCGACACCTTCGAGAAGAGCGACGCGGTGCTCGCCGCGCTCCACAAGCGCCACCCGTCCTTCTCCGGGCTGGTGCTCTTCACCGAGGACGGCCGCGCCGTCTCCGCCAGCGAGCCCGCGCTGCGCGAGGCCTTCGCCGGCCGCACCCAGGACGTGCTCGCGTCGGACTGGTTCCGCGCGGCACGCGAGGGCCGGCTGGACACCCGCGCCCTCACCGAGGTGGACCCCGTGTTCCGCCGCCGGGTGCTGCCGCTCGCGGTACCGGTGCTCAGCCCCATCAGCGGGGCGCACATCGGCGTGCTGCTGGCCGCCTTCGACTGGGACCAGATGGGCACCGTGGTGTCCTCCGCCCTGGAGCGCTCCCAGGGTCGGGGGCATCAGAGCTTCGCGCTGGAGGTGCTCTCCGCCAGTGGGACGACGCTGTACGACTCGCACGAGGCGGGGGTGTCGCGTCCCGCGGATGTCGTCCACGAGGAGGCCATCAATCAGGAGACGGTGAAGGACGTGGGCGACGGCTGGTGCTTCGTGGCCACGGTGGACCCGGACGAGGCCTACGCGCCGCTCCAGCGCGCCGCCACGGTGGCAGTGGCCTTCATGGTGGGGGCGCTGCTCGTCGCCGGCGTGGCCGCGTGGCTGCTGGCGCGGGGAATGACGCGGCCCATCTCCACGCTGAGCGAGGTGGTGGGCCGCATCGTCCGGGACGGAGACCTGACGCAGAAGGTGGAGGTGCCCGCGCGCCGTGACGAAGTGGGCGAACTGGCGAATGCCTTCTCGCAGATGATGAGCCACCTGCGCGAGTCCACCGCCAGCCTGCAGCAGGGCACGCGCGTGCTGGGAGAGACGGTGTCCGAGCTCACCAGCGCCGCCTCCCAGCAGGAGCGCAACCTGACGCGACAGGCCGCCGCGCTCCAGGAGACGCAGGTGACGGCGCAGGAAATCAAGCAGACGTCGATGATGGCGGCGGACCGCTCGCAGACGGTGCTCGGTGCCAGCTCGCGCGCTCGCGAGGTGGGGCAGGCGGGTGAGGCCACCGTCAGCGCCAGCCTCCAGGGCTTCGAGCAACTCCGCGAGCAGGTGGGCCGCGTGGCCGGGAGTATCTCCGAGCTCGCCGAGCGCACGCTGCAGATCGACGGCATCACCCAGACGGTGAAGGACCTGGCGGACCAGTCCAACATGCTGGCGCTCAACGCGGCGATTGAAGCCGTGCGCTCGGGTGAGCATGGCAAGGGCTTTGGCGTGGTCGCGCGCGAGATTCGCAGCCTGGCGGACCAGTCCATCGACTCCACCGGCCGCGTCCGGGAGATCCTCGAGGACATCCGCCGGGGCATCCAGACGACGGTGAGCCTGTCCGAGGAAGGGCAGCGGCGCACCGAGTCGGGCCTGTCCCAGGTGCGCGCCAGCGGCGACAGCCTTCGCGAGCTGTCGAGCATCATCCAGGACAACGCGAACGCCGCTCAGCAGATCGCCGCCGCCGTCACGCAGCAGAACGCGGGCGTCGCGCAGATCTTCACCGCGGTGACGGACCTCTCCCGGATGATGGACGAGACGATGCAGGGCCTGAAGAGCACCCAGCGCGCCACCGAATTGCTGCGCGACGTGGCGCAGCGCATGGACGTCGTGGCCAGCACCTATCGCGTCTGA
- a CDS encoding PDC sensor domain-containing protein gives MAWLSSLAVLMLAQLPADGATQLQKVDGVMPTLRRMAADPELIQAVLAQNARHVPLATIREQDETWRASPMLTPFKQRVLDTACSRVLNRYRERLGVIVAEAFAMDEQGALVGSTRRTSDYWQGDEAKFQVPYAKGQPLREKPFFDESSQAYVIQVSLPVRDGARTIGAITVGLSLLDL, from the coding sequence ATGGCCTGGTTGAGCAGTCTGGCGGTGTTGATGCTGGCGCAACTCCCGGCGGATGGGGCGACGCAGCTCCAGAAGGTGGACGGGGTGATGCCGACGCTGAGGCGGATGGCGGCGGACCCCGAGCTCATCCAGGCCGTGCTCGCCCAGAATGCGCGGCACGTCCCGCTGGCCACCATCCGCGAGCAGGACGAGACGTGGCGCGCCAGCCCCATGCTCACTCCCTTCAAGCAGCGGGTGCTGGACACCGCGTGCTCTCGCGTCCTGAACCGGTACCGTGAGCGGCTGGGCGTCATCGTGGCCGAGGCCTTCGCCATGGACGAGCAGGGCGCGCTGGTGGGCTCCACGCGGCGCACGTCCGACTACTGGCAGGGGGACGAGGCCAAGTTCCAGGTGCCCTACGCGAAGGGCCAGCCGCTGCGCGAGAAGCCCTTCTTCGACGAATCCTCCCAGGCCTACGTCATCCAGGTCTCCCTCCCGGTGCGCGACGGCGCGCGGACCATCGGCGCAATCACCGTCGGCCTCTCACTCCTGGACCTCTGA
- a CDS encoding MFS transporter, producing MTATSVPVDLQRAARLAIVVAALGYFVDIYDMVIFSVVRAQSLEAIGVPAAERMSAGVRLLNMQMLGMLAGGILWGVLGDKRGRLSVLFGSIFLYSAANFANGFVQTMEQYALLRVLAGIGLAGELGAGITLVSELMSKEHRGYGTTLVATNGVMGAIAAALVGSRLDWRSAYMVGGGLGFALLCLRMTVHEPRLFTALKDQAVQRGNFLRLLKPGPSARRYLSVVLVGVPIWFVIGVLITFAPEFGKALGMKEIPLAAHAVLIGNVGTVLGDLASGLFSQFTRSRKRSVALFLGLGALATVALFTVGSTSLWAFYACCGALGFSAGYMAVLVTIAAEQFGTNLRATAATTVPNFIRGSTVLLTSGLQLATPSLGLKGAALVVGGAALVAAFAALRGIDETFGRDLDFVEE from the coding sequence ATGACTGCCACCTCCGTCCCGGTCGACCTCCAGCGGGCCGCCCGCCTGGCCATCGTCGTCGCCGCGCTGGGCTACTTCGTCGACATCTACGACATGGTCATCTTCAGCGTGGTCCGCGCGCAGAGCCTGGAGGCCATCGGCGTGCCGGCGGCCGAGCGGATGAGCGCGGGCGTCCGCCTGCTCAACATGCAGATGCTGGGCATGCTGGCTGGAGGCATCCTCTGGGGCGTGCTGGGAGACAAGCGCGGGCGGCTGTCCGTGCTGTTCGGCTCCATCTTCCTCTACTCGGCCGCCAACTTCGCCAACGGCTTCGTGCAGACGATGGAGCAATACGCGCTGCTGCGCGTGCTGGCGGGCATCGGCCTGGCCGGCGAGCTGGGGGCCGGCATTACCCTGGTCAGCGAGTTGATGTCCAAGGAGCACCGCGGATACGGCACGACGCTGGTGGCCACCAACGGGGTGATGGGGGCCATTGCCGCCGCCCTGGTGGGCAGCCGGCTGGACTGGCGCTCGGCGTACATGGTTGGCGGTGGCCTGGGCTTCGCGCTGCTGTGCCTGCGGATGACCGTGCACGAGCCCCGCCTGTTCACCGCGCTGAAGGACCAGGCGGTGCAGCGGGGCAACTTCCTTCGGCTGCTGAAGCCGGGCCCGTCCGCGCGGCGCTACCTGTCGGTGGTGCTGGTGGGCGTGCCCATCTGGTTCGTGATTGGCGTGCTCATCACCTTCGCGCCCGAGTTCGGCAAGGCACTGGGGATGAAGGAAATCCCGCTGGCGGCGCACGCGGTGCTGATTGGCAACGTGGGCACGGTGCTGGGAGACCTGGCCAGCGGCCTGTTCAGCCAGTTCACCCGGAGCCGCAAGCGCAGCGTGGCGCTGTTCCTGGGGCTGGGGGCCCTGGCCACCGTGGCGCTCTTCACGGTGGGGAGCACGTCGCTGTGGGCCTTCTATGCGTGCTGCGGAGCGCTGGGGTTCTCCGCCGGGTACATGGCGGTGCTCGTCACCATCGCCGCGGAGCAGTTCGGCACCAACCTGCGCGCCACGGCGGCCACCACGGTGCCCAACTTCATCCGGGGCTCCACGGTGCTGCTCACCTCGGGGTTGCAGCTCGCCACGCCGTCGCTCGGGCTGAAGGGCGCGGCGCTGGTGGTGGGTGGCGCCGCGCTGGTGGCCGCCTTCGCGGCCCTGCGCGGCATCGATGAGACGTTCGGCCGCGATCTGGACTTCGTGGAGGAGTGA